GTCATAGCCTCCTGAACACTTGGTCACAGTACACCACTTCTTAGATTCTGGGTCATAGCATCCCATGAGGAAACTGGACATAATTCCACCTGGcagacaaaaaacatatttcaaaattgATAGTCTAGCAACTCTGAGGTTCAGTTATTGTTTAAAACCATTTGGACTGGACTGCCGATACTGACCATTTGATCCTTTTCCATAGAAAGCGCCAAGCACTACGAGGTCAGCGGTGTCTGCCATTGCTCCTTCATTCAGATAGTCCTTCTTCACCTTCAACCAGTGACGTTTTCCTGGTTCATAATTCCCCTAAAGCAGCAACAAACCCATGAAGTGACCcaacaaacacaaatgcactGCACTTTATCATGTTAAAACAATAAGCTGTCAGAATCCTTGAGCGTAATGTTTTTTCAGTTAAGTACAAAGTTTTAATGCAACTTTTCTATTCTGCACAGTGTGTATAAAGAGTTtgtataaaaactttttattccTCTTCTATTCACTGTTGCTTAGGAAAATACTGTTTGAGAGTGCCATCAAATTATAGGTTTATGTAACAGCAGCAACCCATGTAACCAATAGTTTACATATTGCTGGTTGGCCAGTTTTATTTGCACTATGATGGCAGACACAGTAAAACATCTTTCTGAAGAGAGAAAATGTGTTGATTTGTTGGCATGCGAATCTATTATCTATCATGCTATCATCAAATTCAGATCATACGCAGGCTATACCTTGATATCCTTAAGAACCAAACCCTCGAGTCCTTCTCTGATGACACGTGTGATCATTTCTGCCAGATCAGCAGCTCTCTGTTGGAACACAATGTCATTATCTTTATTAAATCACCCACCCTGAAGTCCTATCATAACATcaacctttaatttaattaaccgCTCTTGAACACTGAGAACATGTGCACAATGAGTAGAGAACggaaagcatttaaaaacacagcaaaactgACCGTGACGTGCTTCATTTCTGAGAACAAAATCCTGTTAGGAACTTCTACCATATTGTCATGGAGAAACTTTCTTCTCTCACAGAGAGGCctggaaaacatttttcaagtcTCATGAAAACCTCAATCAACatttaatagaaaacaaatgTTACACTTTTTCTCAAACTTTTCAGATACTTGAAAAAGGAATCCCTCAGTTGACTCACTTGTCCATGAGACTGACACcgttgaaataaatgcagtcgaACACGAACAGACCCACTTGAGCATCCTGGAAAGCCGctttctaaaaacacattttaaaacataatacaatagaaaaagttattgtaataatatctgACCATATTAccgttttacttttttttttttactccaataCATTCAGTCtgggtgagcataagagacaaaaaaataaataaatcgtaCATCTCTCAAACAtctgaatgatttttgaaaCACTATTTGAACAAAGTGCAGAGTTTacattaattcatttcattGTGCCTTTTTTCAGCATCCATTCACAGAATAATGAAAGTAAAAGTTAcatcagaataaataaataatgccatTTTAGGTATATTTAACTAATCCTTTAAAGAACATCAAAACATGGTTCTGGTTTACCTTGTGTACACCAAGAGTCCCAAAAGGCAGAGGTTTGCTAGTCTTTGTATCAATAAGAAGAACTTCAGCATCAAGGATCATACTCTGGCCACCGGGAAATGCTTGTGGTATGAAATCTTTAAAATGGGCGACCTGTGGGAGAAAATCGAAGtctttaaaattgatttttaaaggttttaaacaCGTATATAAGCTTCCGTGGCATTTGACTTAAAGGACTTAAAAGAACTCAAAGACTGGAGGTCCTGACCTTGTGTGGGAGTACTGGTTTGAGACTTCGACTGAAGTAACTGAAGTGATTGCCGTTCTTATGGACCTGCACACGCTCACCATCATACTTGATCTCAGAATACATCCCATTAGGGCATTTCTTCATGGCATACTCAATGGACTTACATGCTTCTGCctacaagattaaaaaaaaaaatccaacaagCAGTATATAAGCATAATCTTTCGGGGCTTTTTGGTTGcgatttaaaaacactgaactaAACAGACagcacatcaaaaaaaaatgtattctgtcaTCACGCTATTCCAGTTCTGTTTGAATTTCTTCAGTGGAACCTCAAAGAGGATATACAGAGatatatatttccaaatatCCTCTTCACAAGAGAAAGTAACTCGTACACGTTCGGAGCAACATGAGGATTAGAGAACTTAATTATCTGATTCAGACCAGCATTGGCTGCACGGGGGTCATCAAGGACGCCTCCACACTAAGGATCTTTCTGGGCCCTGTCCCATTAGAAGCATCCTGCTGGTTCCGTAGCACCCGGTCAATTACATCACCCAGGTTACGAGATGCTTTAAAGGCATCGTAGGCATTAGGATCCACAGCATCCaaactgataaaagaaaaaaaatgagtcAGACAGAATAAACAATGCAATTAGGAACAATTTGTTAGTGACACTTACACATGCTTGGCCCCAGAGTTGATTTTCAGATCATGTTTGACCAAACGAATGTAACACTTCAGATCATTTCCGGTGCATCTGGAAATCAAGAAAGGCATTTTAACTTACTCtcaaaatttaaacatttgtcattttaatataaccttcattgtaaaaatcatttatttcagacttttttGCAATATCCTGCAGCTCAGCCTGCTGATCGTCCTCCTTTGTGAGTTGTGACAGACGGCTCAATGAAGCATCCACCTCCTGAATAGTTAGAAGACTCTTTGCTGCTGGAGGGAAAGACTTGCTGTCTTCGAAAAACATCCGCACCGTCTCGGAAACGTCACCCTATATGAAACCGAAAAAGATCAGTGAAGAAAAAGGTCAAGTGCTTCTCAAAAGAACTGACttcttttgaaaaagaaatgttaaacaaTGTGACAAACCTGTTCCAAGTCTCGCACCATCTCATCTTGACTGCAATTCAATATGCGGCTGAAAAGCTTGACAATTTGTTTGTCGTTGAGGTTATACACATTCTTAACCACTCCTGGGAGGAGAAGCTTCACTGTCAAGTACAAATCTCCTCGGAATTTGTCTGTAAAGATGTGGGAGGCATATTaacagagaacaaaaaaaaaaacatgcttttgaaaAGCTACCGTGTTGATCTTGGCTCATATTTTCCATGCTCACCTCCACCACAGCCTTTGCTTAAGAAGTCTCTGATGATCTCTGTCTTGGCGTTATAGCCGGACTTCTCTGCAACTAAGGCACAAAGTTTGCGGAACTCCCGCAGTAAGCAGTCTTTATGGTGGGGGTCACATAACTGAGCTGATAAAGCGCTAGCCTGGGTGGCTTTGGCTGGAGATGGTCCTGGACTGGAGGAAGAGGAACCGGCCTTGGTAGCTGTGGACACATCATGAACTTTGTCTTAAGTTGGCAGAGCATGacagttcaaattcaaattttatttgtcacatacacatacatacatggtacgacatgcagtgaaatgtatTACTCTATATGTTATACATCTATATCACAGCTGTCCAAAAATAGCTTTGGTGGGTAAAGATAATCTGACACTTGTCCGTGCAATTTTAAACCAACATACACTAaatttctataatataaagAGATCAGATGCCAAAACATCCATCTGAGattttaaatgagcatttttaatcaagcaataatttctgaaaataagCTATTTAATAACTGACTATTAACCTTTTCTTCGCCATTAAAGTGAAACTACTGAACCTAAACAGAAGTctgttaaaatgctttatttaatggaaaaaaactgCATCTGAAGTCTTCATGTACTGTACTAAGTATCTACATATATCCTTTGGTTAAATAAATttggtatataaataaattaatttaaaaaaacaattagacatgataaatattttacaaatatggcacaaaaatactttgttattttattaattttcagcaataataatagttaatttaaatacatatggTCCCTTCAGTAACCAAGTTACATTACCATTCAAggggttttaattatttatttatttatttattttttaactgattAAAAGATTATGTGTTTCCTgggcagaaaatcagcatattataatgatttggcatcacaggaataaattacattttaaaatatattttaactgaaaactgTGTcatagtattactgtttttactgtatcaaacaaacagagtcttggtgagcacaaaagaaagaaaaatactttacagactccaaacttttgaatcaCAGTGCACGttacaacaaacaaaagcaacaaagaATATcagcacataaataaataagcaagtaaataaatacatgttgtGCAACTCTCTTGTACCTGTGAAGCCAGAAAACTTGCGAGGAGCATTGACTGTTGGATCAGCTAGAGGTGCTGACAGCTGCCCACTGTTGTTTAACTTTGCTTGCACTTTCTTTTTAGGGGTTGCGCTGGCTTTGGCTGCCAGCTCTGttggagaagagaagagaaactgTTCAGCCTATGTCAAGTCTACAGTGACAACTGCTGCAAACTACGCCAGGAGAGTAAAACAAAGGGTAACAATAGCAGGATACCCGAAACATGCTTGTTGATTAGCTCTTTATCCTCATCCTGAAGTTCCTCCCATCCCTCCAGCTCTGTGATGTCTTCGATTTTCTTCGTGGTGGCACGTGCTCTCTCAAGCTTCTCAAAGATGCACTTCACGTGGTACCACTCCTTCATTTCTCCGGCGGATTCACTGAACGGGTTTGGCACTATCTTGCCAATCCGGACCAGCCCCTTCATGATCTTGTCTTTGCATTTCTTGCAGCCAGCCGTGCCGCGTTTGGCGTATTCCACACAGTACCTCTGCTCTGCCATGACCGGTCGTCCACTTTGCCGCTCAGGCCAAGAAACGTGGAAATAAGAGCTAGAGCTGAAACTGAACTGGCAAATTTGGGGCGCACAGAAAATGATGCCACTGGGGCTAGATGCAGAGCCCCACGAAAATACAAGAGTCCTCGAGCACTGGAGAGACTTTTGATTTAGTGTTGCTCTGAATGACGCTTCCCTACAAAGTTTTGTCAAAGATGATCTGCTGAGTGTCCTCACTGCCCTGCCGAGCCAAAGACTGGGCATAAAGTTCAGTAAAAGGGAGTTTTCATCTTACACAGCAGAAGTGATTTctgcaagaaaataaacaaaactttcaTGATTAAACAGCATTcagggttgttgttgttgtttttttaaacaaaccagAGTTGTGAGGAAATGTTAAGCTGAATATTCTTAGTATAGGCTGGTGAGGTGGCagctgaaattaattaatttccattaagcagtaatgaaaaaagcaataatattttaagaatgaaaCAAAACCAATAACATCTAGCTGGAAACGTTCATAGATGGCAGAGAACAAACCAAATGCCTACATTAGTATATAAATGGTACACATTCAAATCAATACTTCAACCAATTTAATTCAAAGAGTGCTGTCTATTGGATGATCGGCctgatttaacatttttacatttagcgCAGTTACATTTATGTAGGTTTACGTATCCACGCGTACAGCAGTCAGTAATATTATAAACCACCTGCAGTCCGGCACAATGCATTGCAGAGGAAACATATTCATAAGCAACTTCAGTTAACtttagtaaaaagaaaaaatactggaaatgttattttttcccAGCATGTGCCGCAACTGTCATTTGATACTGACCGAAATGTCACTTACAGTTCTATTTTTAGTGGCTCTGTTTACGTGTCGCTTTGTTGATCAACGTGGAATTAGCTCACATGCTAATCTTAGCTAAACTAATGCAGCAGCTATAAGACCAGCTAACCGTGAGAGGCTATACTCAAATCACATTTTACCTCAGTTTTAGTTGCAAGATCATCCCAAGCTCATCGCGTAacgattttcattttgaaaacaactTACTGATGTGTTAGCAAAAAAACCAACATGATTTCTGGATTGTGTACGGTCCCCTTTAAATCACAGAATAGCTTCCTCTTTGTTTGGAAGTGTTTCCTGTGCAGTGCGCATGCGCATCGTAGCCACCGCATGTgaattttgcaaatatttatcgACAAGTCGTTCCCAAACGCATCTAAagactttatatttatagtgtacaatgtttaaaactgctctgttaataataataataataataaaaaaggggGCTTTCATTAAAAGGGTTTACCAAACAAGCCAGGATTTAATCAGGAGTTAATCAGATTATTATGAACCAAATCAATGGACAAAatgtaaacttgttttatgaaacaggcccCTGGATGCTAAATGAGGACTACAGTTATCTTGTTTAGTCAAGCGCGTCAACTTGTGGTAGCGTTAGTCAGGGCCGATGAGAAACGTTTTGTGGTACTATACTAACCACGTGAAATCAATTATACTAAATAACTTACACATATCTTGTTGTCTTAATCGTTTAGATTTTTATGCTGCATTAGCTCTTCGTTGATCCACTGGGTCACATGTACAAGATATATAGCAAAAATACTTAACAACACCCGGTAACTGCAGTAACACAAGGCAGCTGTGGCTGACTGAAacgttatcatgtttttttttttttttttcggttatCATTAGCAAATATTAACAGCGCAAGTCCTACTGCGCTGAAATTAATAAAGAGGGCTGCTAGAAACTAGCgacctctgctggctggatgttataaactgaaaacaatCTTTGCGTAACTtactttttcaatattttaaaattgatcgTCCCAGTCACtggctttaaagtggttttggCACCTTTTTGGCTGATCAAACTAGGAGACCTGCTGAAAGACCAGCCAGCTACTAATCTTAAATCCAGCTAAAACTAGACAACTAGTCTAGGCTGGATTTAGGGTGGTTTGAACCAGTTTTTGCTAGCTTTTTAACATGTTAACTTGCTAATCATGCAACATGCTAATAACAACTTGGTAGTCATAGACACCCCAGGGATGTAGATGCAGCCGTCATGTTGGAAGGATGAGCTTGAAGTCATTCCCTGTACTGTAGGTCAAAGACTACAGAATACCTTTACTCTTTAACCATCACAGAGATTCTaatgttttccattaaaataccattatgaACCATTGCATTCTTTCAGTTAAACCtttacaaattactttttttgtgtgttttggggaTGTTTTCATGCTATATATGCTAAAAACACATTAGCAACATGCtagaaacaccctagcaaccactcagcaATTTGTTTTAAACTTACGTTTTTCTGACTTGTATTGCCTTGAAATTCAGCCTTTAACCTTTATaacatatttaactttttaatcaCAGCAGTACAATTATTTTCTAGATTTGAggaataataattgtattaataataatcttctTCATACCAAGAGATGGCAGTAATTTCATCCCAATCTACACATTCACATTCTGCAGAAATGTACCTTCATGCTAGTGTTgacttttatcattatttttttctgacgttaaagttttatttattaacaaaagttAGAGTCACACTTATTACAAACACATACGAATTCTTCGCATACAGGTtggaaaaaatgcaatatttttacgGCCTAGTCTGATTTTAGTTCATGTGTATATGAGcggcattattttttttcctcaggaaagtgattttaaattcCTGCTATGTAGGATTCAGCAGATTCTGAAATATTAACCACTGGTGCTGAGCAAAGCTCAAAGCTATAATCACATCAGTCCAGGCAGAGTAAGCACTAGAAGGCGTTTCAAGGTTCCTACACTAACCACTCCCCTGTGTTTACTAACATAAATATGAATGCCCTTTTGATTCACCACACCACATCTTTATGTGTCATATCTCGCCTAAAGCAACATTAAATGTGCTCTATTAACATACCATTACAGAGATCAAAGATTAAGATCATTTCTTGCATTGTATCATGGGTATAGcatctgtaaatataaattgcTCTCCATATCTAGACCAtatcatgttaattaataagaTAACCACGTTACTATTGCATCAGCGCTTACGCTAACAAGCTAAGGCAGCATGTTAAATAACAATCAGTGTCACTGGGTACAAACAACCTAGTTTTCAATACAGATTTAATCTAGACAACCCCACTTCAGTCGTAATTGTCTCCTTAAGGGAATATCTTTTCAAAGTATTTccatatgaaaataaatcaagaaaaattaaagttgattcACTAAGGAATGACACAGCTTCTTCAGTATAATAATAAGGTGGCTGAGATATCTTATacctatttttttcaaaaaagcacCACTCCAGCAAATCCTCTTTATATGTGCGTGTGACTTCTTGATAAAAAAAGATGAGACGGAAATAAAA
This genomic interval from Puntigrus tetrazona isolate hp1 chromosome 5, ASM1883169v1, whole genome shotgun sequence contains the following:
- the lig3 gene encoding DNA ligase 3 — encoded protein: MPSLWLGRAVRTLSRSSLTKLCREASFRATLNQKSLQCSRTLVFSWGSASSPSGIIFCAPQICQFSFSSSSYFHVSWPERQSGRPVMAEQRYCVEYAKRGTAGCKKCKDKIMKGLVRIGKIVPNPFSESAGEMKEWYHVKCIFEKLERARATTKKIEDITELEGWEELQDEDKELINKHVSELAAKASATPKKKVQAKLNNSGQLSAPLADPTVNAPRKFSGFTATKAGSSSSSPGPSPAKATQASALSAQLCDPHHKDCLLREFRKLCALVAEKSGYNAKTEIIRDFLSKGCGGDKFRGDLYLTVKLLLPGVVKNVYNLNDKQIVKLFSRILNCSQDEMVRDLEQGDVSETVRMFFEDSKSFPPAAKSLLTIQEVDASLSRLSQLTKEDDQQAELQDIAKKCTGNDLKCYIRLVKHDLKINSGAKHVLDAVDPNAYDAFKASRNLGDVIDRVLRNQQDASNGTGPRKILSVEASLMTPVQPMLAEACKSIEYAMKKCPNGMYSEIKYDGERVQVHKNGNHFSYFSRSLKPVLPHKVAHFKDFIPQAFPGGQSMILDAEVLLIDTKTSKPLPFGTLGVHKKAAFQDAQVGLFVFDCIYFNGVSLMDKPLCERRKFLHDNMVEVPNRILFSEMKHVTRAADLAEMITRVIREGLEGLVLKDIKGNYEPGKRHWLKVKKDYLNEGAMADTADLVVLGAFYGKGSNGGIMSSFLMGCYDPESKKWCTVTKCSGGYDDATLARLQKELDVIKIGKDPSKIPGWLKIVKNYYPDFIIRDPEKAPVWEITGAEFSKSEMHTADGISIRFPRCTRMRDDKDWKTATNLQQLKELYRISKENCDFEVTAGPSKTSQNDKSSSGGESGGSSPSVSHGASTANKTKNGHTPKAKAVKTESSSPAVKRKLPAEKQDAKKIKTEPVHSNGQSKLKSVQTTDPKNEKTLLDIFTGVKLYLPESVQDFVKLRRYFLAYDGDLVPEYDSASATHTLGEPEDDCSAQRVTSSWIWECIRKRRVVPPC